In Dermacentor silvarum isolate Dsil-2018 chromosome 10, BIME_Dsil_1.4, whole genome shotgun sequence, the genomic stretch gcgggtgtcgcggtagcaccgagtgagatgcctgccgccgccggccgcttggtgcgctgcacttcgagactgtgccgaaccatgctgagacatgggcggacttcaggcaagacacgacgcgagtctccccatttgcccggcgatctgcctcttatgtccttgtcccaatccgcaatacgttcggggtctgcggacgcgctgggtagTGAGATCAGctgtttctttccgcgtctctgggaaatcgcggtttcgcgactTGTTCAAAGTTtcatagatgcaaaaaacccactcacaagaagaaaagactgcaacgaaagcggcagcaaggcgagaaatgaactacgcattgcaatcgacgcgtagcaatcaacgcattgcaaacgaacgcgagtcggaacaccgcaggatttagcatggtgccgacaggcatcgccgtctggtggcccgcggcggcaggcatcactgcccgcgccaccgtcccgcgttggagacgCTCGGTGGACGGCaccactagagtatattctaggcactatacgcaagccgagcgagcgatatgcctcgcattggattggattggatttccaatgcatattagttgccagacgacgtaggggctgcaAGATTTAAAAacgaaacttcctgatgttgccctttagtcaacacagcttgttttcctgggcattcgtaagcgaaagggccttaaatatcagcatgactggcggaggtacatcgttaatttcctctagcggaacaaatcccacgggattttcaaggattacaaggagctcacgggtattcaagtagtttcaaggggctgtgcgaaccctgatATGACATCCAGCAGCTACAGCATTGGTGATTGACAGCTCACATAACGTTACATGCTTTCCAAGGAAACTGTAGTAATCGGGTTACAAACAAGCGGTAAAACAACCAAATGAGAAGACAGCTGTGGCCCACTGTAAGAAGTGCGTATACATCTGGCATGCACTCTGCCACAGCCAGGAATACCTTTTCAGTGCACATTGTTGAGAAGCATTTGCGCTAGCTTCACACATTTACTTTTGTATGTGCACGACAAAGTACACTTGAAGTTTACTGAACCCCATTTCATTCTGTGCGTTGCTTTTTCTGGCCGGGCTTGTCCATGAGCCTTTCCAACAACCTGTGTCACTATAAAGAACACAAAGGCAGATGCGACGTCTAATCAGAAAGATAATTCAATTATGCCCTTCAACATTCATCAGCATTTATCGTGCGCCAATGGAAAACTTAGTCACTGAAAAAGTAGTGACTGAGGACGGCATGACACAACCTCAATTTATAAATTGCCAAAGAATCGCACAGAGAGCTACGTCATCCACATATCAGTACTGTACAGGAACTGCATCAGTGATCGCGGAGGCCATGCTCAGAGGATGCTACCATTTTTGTTTAAGCCAAGAGGGGGCACCGAGATGGCAGCACATTCCTGCACATATAGTACCAATGCAGCAATGCGACAAGGTAGCATGAACGTGTTCTTCTGCAGGATGATGCAATAAGAATGGCCAAACTCGCATTTCCTTTTGTATTCAAATGCAATGTAATTTGCTTTTTAATCGACAGTTGTTTACTACTTTTCAGAAATTGTTGCCAGGATAAGGTCCGTCAGAAGAAGCCCGTTCCGTAGTGTGGTACCACTTCTTCTAACGACTAACACGGGAATAGGAGTGACACGTTCCATAGAAGTGTTGCAGACGACACTAATTCAGCGCTGGATACTAGCAGTGTTACCAAACCCTAGTGCGAGAAATTGCAAAAGTCTCTTCACTTTTCGACTTCCCCTTGTACCGACATGCCTAGTAATGCCTAGCAAATAAACTCTGTTGACATGTCTGAAGTGTGTGTCCTTGTGCAAATAGTACACCAAATTTATACATATTATACAGGACATTCAAAATGCAGGAAAATTTTGTGCCTTATTGTTTGTGATCCTGTATCATTATAACTTTTAGGGTACAAAATTTAGCAGAAATAATGGATGAATTTCCACCTTGTCATGTGTCTGCATCAAGTCTGCACAGCGTGGATTATGCAACTGTTACATCAATTAAATGAGTAAACACCAAATGTGTTACAGACAAATTTACACTACCCATTCTCTTTTGAAAAGAGAACTTGAAATCTACCTTATCCTGCATCGTTCATGCACGCATACGTTCCAACGCCTGCCATCGTTGACACCTTCAACGATTAAGTGCATGCCAATTATTACTGCACGCTGACCTTCGAAACACGTATACGAGCGGTGCACGCTTATCGGCGAAACTACCGCGACCACTCTGTCCAAAGGCGAATGTTATATGGCATATAATTAATATTCCTACCTCTTTAAGCATGTTGGATATCGGCGCCCAGGAAAGATCAAATTCCTCGTGCACGACATTTTGCTTCTTCCAGTAATCTTTGTACCTTCGAAGATACTTCCTGCAAAAGGAATCATAAAAAGAAAACGGTCTCACGATCTCCTATTAAAACGCGCGACGAAACATAACATGAAGAAGCGCGTACGTGGTTTTGAGATCCCGCCGACGTCGATCATAATCTCATACGCACCACCAAAGATATTAAACCATATATATGCTACCAATCTACTTATTTCCCTTAAACGCCAGGTGAAAGCATATCAGAAATTAAACAATGAAACGTGTTCAACAAAGTAACGGCGCGAGCGCCGTCACATTGCGACAGAATTGACAAAATAAAGGAAAGCTTACACGTAAAAAACCGTGGCCAAGAACAAGGCGCAGAATATCAATTCTCGCAGTCCGAAATAGCCCGTAAGTGATGCAGTAGTGCTCATCATGACTGCTGCTGGTAAATGCGCAAGGCGCAAGTATGGCTGCAACAGGGCGACAACAACGCCCGAAAATCGCGAACCGACTAGTATCTCGGCACTTCCGACAAACGCACAAAAGCACCTACCTGTGCACACGTACAGTAACGTCCTACTCTGCAAATCGCGCGATTTCATATCCGCGCGGTAATCGCGCCAAGGAAGCTCCGTTCGCTCCATGTGGCAAACACGCGGCAACGAGCTTTGAAAACAAACAAATCCCTCTGGATTTCGTTCACGTGACCTGACGTCATTCCCCCAACATCACGCACGTCACGGCCATTCGCGTGCGTGCGCGCTGGGCGCTTAGCGGACGCAAGCAGACGACTTTTTCGCGTTTATGTACCGCGTATTGCGCGAAGTTTCAATTCGGAGACAATATATGCGCGATGGTTGTACAGCAAACAAAATGATCCAAATGGTTATGTCGTTATTTCAGGCACATTTCTCCTGGCATCGTAGGGCGCCCCACGGCACCGCAAGATCTTCGCGGAGGTGTTGCAACAGGGCAAGGTACAAGCACGGTTCAAGTGGCTAGGGGCGGGCAGCTTTCGTGCAGGCTTTTGGTCGTCGTACTATATTGGATGTAGTGGCGTCACACTTCTCTCCTTCCCTGAAATGATTTGTTACAttattattttcctttttatgttttttttttcattttaattcTGGGgatttgcgtgccaaaaccacgatattatcaggcacaccgtagtgggaacCACTTAGGGTTCcctaacgtgcaccaaatgcacgggaGTTTcggcatttcacccccatcgaaatgcggcagccgcggccaagaggggcgaggggggggggggggggggcgattcgATCCCGAGCCATTTTTGGAAATTCGCGAAACCGTTTCAGTTGTACAAATCACTCGTTTCGATTTATCATTCTCGTTCAGTTTCATCATCTCGTCGATTATCAGGAGGATCTCTCATATATAGCCCACAAGTGCCGGGGACTCCAGTCATTGCAGTAATTTTatctcaatgaaaaaaaaaaaaattgtaacaaaatggaaaaaaaaaaaaaatcaccggaaAAGCACAGAAATTTGGGTATGGCTGAATTTAGCAATTCTTCCAGTTGAAATAATGTGCCAGTTCGTCTGAAGTGATCTGATATGTGCTAACGCCCGCGCCACTGTTCACAGTGCGGAGACCAGTCCAGCACAGCATCCAACGGCACACAAGGAGCTGTCCGCAACGGCTAAAGACTTGGGCCTTTGCGCTCGCATTTTTGCCTCCTTCACCTAGGCACGCGCAACGCCAGTGATGGCTGTCTGCACATCAGTGCCTGCCTCTAGTCTCCGGACGTCCATTGGTCAGCCTCCCTCGGTCACCTACCACACAACGGATGCCAAGAAGGGTCTCGAGGACTCCGTTATAATGGCAGCTGTGGAATGCTTGGTCCTGGATTCAGTCATGGCGGCCTCGCCATGCCAACGTTCTCATACTACCAATACTTGTAAAAACTCGagccaataaaaaaatatttgaaaatgTAGTACATTTCCTCTCGCTTAATTTGAACAAACTGCAACGTCCCTACGATAAATCCTACCATACATTGTTATGGAAGAAATGCTTTAGTTCCTACGCAAGAAtctattacttttttttcctttccaataCTACTTACAAAAAATTAAGAACAGGCAAAATACTACAAATGCAATTTCAGCTAAGAAACTGCAGCGTAAGTAATAGAGTAGGAGTAGCCTCATACTAAAGTGCAGAAGAGGACAGAAAGCTGGGCAAGCTTTCAGTGCACCGTTATTGGCCACGAATAAAAGCACAGGTGTGACATAGAACGTAAGAAAAATTTATTTGAGTCAAAGTATTAAAATTCCTTTTAATAGGCTCTGAATTATGCCTAAGGGTAACATTATGACGATGATATGTAAGTGAAACAAGAACACACACAGCAGCCTAACTTTAGGACAGGCATGAAGAGGACTTGTTTCCAAGTTTGTTTCATCAGAACTGCAGCTTGAAATAAAAGCAGTGTTCGTGGGAAACTAGAAAAACGTCTTACAAAATATTCTGCTCATCAAAGGGCTTGTTTTGATAAGATTTTTGAACAAGGAAAGATGTCAGTTTGCTTGGCACTGGCGAAATGAACTATGAAATGGCAATAAAAGAGGCATTGTCAATGTGGATAAATGGTGGTAAATTATTAAAACCAGCAGTTTCTTGCTGCTATTACAAATATGTCAaaattacaaaaacaaaaaattatcTGGCTGGCCTGTCTTATGCTCAAATTTCACACATCCACTTTGTACTGTGAGGTACAATAACATCAGGAAGACACACAACTTTTTGACAAATACAGCAGTAACACTAAAATCAACACATTGAAATGATTAGAAGTGAAATGAATGATTAGAAATGAAACATAATGAAATGATTAGAAGTGCAGGAAATTACTGACATAAATAAAAGGAGATCAACTTAAAATGTATATACAGGTGAAAAGCACATAGTCTCCGTACAATTCCTACAAGCCATAACACAATATAAACCGGTGGAGCAGCCACCAAATGAGACAACAATACAGTATGGAGAATGTAACAAATGTAAATACCATATATAGCACATCTAATCAGAATCCACAACAATGGCACTTCCTACAGTGTGATAGTCAATTCCGAGAAAAGCCGGCAGCACGCGTTTGCTGAGAATTGTATCGAAGCCACGTACGTAGAGATCACGCAGCTTATCTATCAAGTCGGGGCCTTCAAAGCGCAACCAGGTCCCTTTCCCATCAGTGAGAGTGTACGAGCTATCCACAGGTCGTAGAGAAGGCCCAAGTTCGGCAAGAGCGGCATTCCACTTGTCAAGGCGCTCTCGTGAATCCTTGTCATCTGTTGGTGGGTTGCGCACATCTTTTGTCACTTTGGGAACATTGAGGGTACCCGGCTCAACCTGCAGGAGAAATGTAGGATTAAGGCTAAGGAATCATGTATGCAAGCAACACAATCGACTCAACAATGATACATTATAGCATATTATAGCATACCTGCCAATCCGAACTTGTATCGCACGGACATTAATCTCATGTTGGGGGGAGGAGGGTAAAGCATGCATATTTCAAGTTTAGCTTGGGCACCCACATTGCTGGATAAATAAAAACTGTATTAATGATGATTTACCCTTATAGATGCAGCACAGAAGTAGCAGCAAACTTGAAATAGCAGGtactgacaacattgtttttatTATCAGTGAGTTCTTTCAGCACCTTTAGAGACCAAATCAGCTTAGAGTGATAAGAACTTCTTTACAACTCTATTTCTACGCTTTTCAGGCAAGAGGTTGACGAACAGAAGAGAACTGAAGGTCGAAGTTCCATTTCCCGTCTTCAAGTCAATTATTTCCCTCATTTAGAAGAAAATATAGCCAAGCTTTGTCATCAAAAAGTTAAacaagctcaaaaaaaaaaaaattacaccatcttcccgtaggggaaccctgagtagtatgtgaagcagccatggggtcgactcaaggtagttttatcagctgtataaacttggacatgcagcagcaccagcaacgcgcagaactgttgcccaCGTTCACACCAAACGCCGCGTGGTGTTGGTGACTGTactggtgcctctggggcgcctacagTCGCGCCTccaacctaagctgcttcgcattatcgcacgcggagccgcaggtgttgccattcattgcgcaatccggagaggaggaatgaggagaggaggatgcgcagtagggGGGTGGACACCGCActgcggagggagggagggagtgacatagccccgaccataagctgcttcacatCTAAAAGTGGTGTCATAATCCACTATGTCAGGGCTTAGCTAGTGCAGGAATTTCCAGGCAGCGTAGCAACCTGTGTTTCATTTATTgaggtttctttttaatcttaCCAAGCTCCTTCCTCGGAaagagtggcttttttggtattgtagaagggtaactTACCAATACAGCTTAATTGATTATTCCCTTTAGCACCCTGCCCCtaataaaggggccctgaaacactctttgaacatagtaagaaaatatTGACATGTTAATGGAGGTGCCTGTGAACTtgcgagccaaatattattgcactccATGCAACCGGGATTTACAATCTCTTGTCAAAATTAGTAACAAATGACTTGCTCTCTCCTTCGCAATGTCGCCATGCAGCGTGATCGCAAGCTGCTGGAACCAGCAAACAGCTATTGGCCGATTCCGTGATTGAGAGAACATTCACAGCAATAAAATTAGTGCTCATTGGAGTGCTCATTGAATATGCCTGTGACCTCAAAAAACAGAACCATTTCATTTTTTCACTGCCCATCTAAACACGATAGTTGCGCGTTGCTGCGTCTGCTACGTGTGGCTTCCAATATGAAAAGCGTAGCGTAGATACTGCGGCCACAATGTGTCACCACGAGCCGTCTCGCGTTCAACATTCAGACAGCACCAATGGGGCATTGCTCCCTTGCCATccccctgtgtagcttccagcaagCTAGTGGAAATGAAGGGAGACTGAAAACCGCTGATCGGTTCAATAACTACGTCTAACTTCGCTTGTGCTTGAAGGAGTTGAAAAATATTTTGAGGCAGCAGGTTTGCGAGGCGATGCCATTTAGCAGTGATGTCATTCTATGATTATTTAACTGAACACATAACTTCAGCATGTctcaaatttttttttgtgtgatatGTAGTGTGTTTTTCTGTCACTTGGTGGTGTGCTGATGTGCCTATTTAATATAACTTACTTTTTTAAGACTACCGTGAGACAagtgatggaatgaaaaatggtaGGTGTAACaccaagacaggaagacagcgtGTTAACTTAAGTGCAAAGGGTTCTGTTTGACAttttaagaggaagaaatggagctgggctggtcAAGTAATGCGTAGGCAGATAACTGACCGTCTATTGCAGAACAGGTGTCAAGGCAAGGGGAAGCAAAGTGGAGGACAGCAGAGAATTATGtggggcgatgaaattaggaaaattTGCAGGCAGAACACGGGGTCAGATGGGGAAAGACAAGGGTGATTCGAGAGCGCTGGGGACGGCTTTTGAGCTGCAATGGACGAAAGTGAGCATGCTAACATCCCtagttaaaaaataaatcaattgTGGGGTTTAGCATCTTAAAAATGCACAGCTGGTTATTAGGGATGCCATAACAGAGGAACTCCAGATAATTTTGAGCagctgggattctttaacatgtACCCAAAGCAATGCACATGAGCATTTGACTTCCACCCCTACAAAAACGTACTGGTCACAATGGTGGGTATACCTTCACTTATGATTTGTAAGTGCTCTTTCAAGCCATAACCATTTTGTTAATCAGTATTAATATATGGCTGAACAATCTCAAATGATGTTCTGgcaaaaaatgcattgttgtgaAGAActcacaaagaaagaaaagcaagggGGACTGAAAATGACTGAATGCCCACAAAAACTAAACACAGGGCGTGTGGAAATATTCTGTGCAGGCGCCAATTAATTCTGTCTATTGAAAATCTCATTTAACCCCATCACATGCGTCTTCACAATCATGAATAGCATGCAGCCGCAGTACAGAGTAAGAATTTTCCACTCATCAGCAAGTTCTGTAAAGTTTGCAGAATGCTGACTGCATGTGAGAACTCTACAAGGAAGGCACGAATGAGACAGACTATTTAGTCTCTAGCATACTTCGAAAGAACCTATCCAGCCACTTAAAAAAATGTGCCTGATGTAGAACATCGTCACAAACAATAAAACATGAGCACATTGCATCACAACATAGCGGCATCGTTAGGAAACATCCTGCCATCTTGTATACCTTGCAACTTGTTTTACTACCAACAATTTTCAAATATAAAACTTGCAGCACAAGAGTGAAACACAGGAGTGTTTCAAGATGTGCACGAGATGCTTTAAATATTCTAAAATGCCATTGCTTTTTGATGCACCATCGTGGCACACACAATTGTACCCACAGAACCTTAAGGGGACATACAGCGCTGTACAGccttttaaaaaataaaagacttGGCATTGTATTATGTCACCACTGGTGCCTGTTATCATGCAACGTTGATGGGACATTGCATATAGTAGAACTGTTTTAAACAAGAGTGTCTGAGATGCTGCTTATGTGTGTGCTGAATATCCTTCTTGAGGCAAGTGGCCTATAAAACAACACGACACAGTACTGACTATTAAATGAAAGATTTCATGAAACTCGCTCTAATAAATACTACTTGAAAATATACGTGGCAAGAAGGCTGGAAACGCAATAAACCACAACCTAATGATGCTTGTccttattccccccccccccaagatgATCTAGTGGTACACAATATGACCTGTGTACTAATGTGGTTCACTAATGTGCCGCCTTGTCTTTAATGCTTTTAAAGTGCTTAAAACAACAGGCAACCAAAGGAGTCACAATACCTTGACGGCAACTTTGCCTTTCTTAGCAACAAAGTCCCGTGAATGGTAAAGTTGGAAGTATTGAGGCAGTGCCTGGTCCGGACCAGGCACTGCCTCAATAGTAAGTTAATGGATCATAAAGCTTCTGAGGAGCGAGCAATAATCTAACCCGTGAAAAATGCACTGTAAAGAATTTGGCAGGTGAACATTTGATGCATATGGGCATGCTCTGCGTGACCACAGCCAAAAACCATTGGAGAAAGGCATTTCCAGTAAATAAATGCTGAATGTTACTGCGAGCTCTGCACTGATCCATTATTTCAAACTTCAGGTATACCAAGCAAAAGACGCATGCTTCTCAACAGTTGAATAAATACAAGTCAACTGTATTAATGCAATTTACTCCTACAGGCAAGCTCTGTGCAAACTGCTGCGCATGCAATTCCACATCAGCCGCTATCTACCAGACTAGTGCAAGTCAGGTTCACGCACAGTGTACTTACATGCAGCACCAAATATGGGATCTGCGAGTGTGTGTCAAACTGCATTCCTGCGCCCTCTGAAGAAACAAGCGCCTGGTGTTGAGAGAGATGGCATTGTGCATGCGCATTCTTTCATGCTCGTGCGCCTGCCAATACGCACACTTCTTGCCAGCCTGCCACCAGAATCGCGATAATTAGAGAAGATTACACTATGAGAGCATTGTTTGCTTCTGCCGGCGGAGAGCATACAGTGAATTATCGTCTGTCAGAACAGCCGAAACACTGCTCAGACAGCGAcaacagcagtggaaaagtcgacgGAAGAGGCAAGGACAGCTTGCGCCGCTGTGCTACGAGACTCTAGCGGCGTTCCCCTGGCGTTTTAGGGCGTCCTCCGTCTTGGCGGTAGCGCCACGTACTAGACCAGACTATTCTACTGTGCTACCCTCGACAACGGCCAGCATACCTGTATCGGTAGCTGCGACAAGCATGAGCGGAACACCGTCTCGAGGTCTCCACACGGCACGTCCAGCTTCTGCACCGGTGCGCCTGCCGTTGCCCTGTGCAACGCCAGCAGCAAGTTGCGTACTAAACGTGGCTCCGGGGCAAACAACGCCATGAGCGGCAGCCCGGGCCACAGGACCACGTACGACGCCTCGTGGTCGAGAGACAAGGCCTCCAGGTTCTGGACGAGCAGGCAGGCGAACACGGTGCCGTCGTCCACGGTCCACGCTGGCGTCACCTCGCAGCCGTGAACTCGAAGCACCGTCGCCGTGCGTGACAGCAGCCTCCGAAAGTTGGCAAGAACCGAAGCCGTCTCGAAGCGAATGACCTGCCACGGACGAATGCTTCTTCGCGGCAGCAGCCAGCAGTGTAGCCAAGCAACACAGTGCAGCCGCTGGCTCCGGTCCGTCACGTCTTGCAAAGCACGAATGATGTCGTTCACGGCACGACGACGCCTCTTATTCTGCAGCGGCGGGAGCCAAGGAAGGCCGGCGTCGTCCAGGGAGTAGAGTTGGGCCGGGGTCAGCTCTTCGAGCCACGACTTCAAAAGCGTCAGGTCGACTGTCGTCATCGTTAATTGGGCGGTATGCAACGAATCTGATGCACACTTTTACTCCCGTTCTGCCCTGACCAACAGTTTTGTCCGTTCAGCTAGAGTTCAGCCGGGATCAGCCGTTTCGTGCCTGCCGCGGCGACCGCCTGGGCGCGGCGTCGCAGGCGGTCGCCGCGCCCTCTCTGGTTCCTTATTCTGCTTGCCAATATGCCAactctttcttgcttgcttgcctttgtGAGTTACTGCACTGTAGTTTTCTCTTGATATAATTGTTTTTGTcactttttaatattttattactGTTTTTATGCTTGTTATAACAACTATGGCGCAGCGCCTGCGCCACGGTGCATGGAGGTAaaaattttttccttcctccatgccacGGTGCCTGTGCCCGCCTGTTTTAAAGAGTGAAGCCGCATCAACATCACCAACATCATTGCAGACGACTCTAACGGCGCTTTCCGCCGTCCGTACGCCAGCCGGTTGTGGAGTTTCGAGCTTTTTCTGTTGTCTGCGTATGGTGGTATCGTCGTCTCCAAGTTGTTGAGTATTTCCACAatcaaaatagaaaaaaagagtATTGCTCATACGCAATAAAAGAATTATGAACAAAATCGTAATTACGACTCTTACCAAGGCCCCAATTCGCTACCTCGATCAGTCGACTTGCAGACGATTGCTGAACGCGTATGTTGCTCGCAGCGGCAGTTGAAGGTCCGTCTGTTTGCTAGTTTGCTGTAACGGTGATGTTCTTCTGGCGTTTTACAGGCCAGTATGCACTGATGTTGTGTGCCGTTTTGGTTTTTCTAGCTAGCAAAATAAAGAGCCATATGAGCGTCGTTTCTA encodes the following:
- the LOC119431123 gene encoding uncharacterized protein LOC119431123 encodes the protein MTTVDLTLLKSWLEELTPAQLYSLDDAGLPWLPPLQNKRRRRAVNDIIRALQDVTDRSQRLHCVAWLHCWLLPRRSIRPWQVIRFETASVLANFRRLLSRTATVLRVHGCEVTPAWTVDDGTVFACLLVQNLEALSLDHEASYVVLWPGLPLMALFAPEPRLVRNLLLALHRATAGAPVQKLDVPCGDLETVFRSCLSQLPIQVEPGTLNVPKVTKDVRNPPTDDKDSRERLDKWNAALAELGPSLRPVDSSYTLTDGKGTWLRFEGPDLIDKLRDLYVRGFDTILSKRVLPAFLGIDYHTVGSAIVVDSD